A window of the Leishmania infantum JPCM5 genome chromosome 18 genome harbors these coding sequences:
- the CYP16 gene encoding conserved hypothetical protein, with protein sequence MCVHLDSLGALVATIDAAGVVRVWRKLPSGLFFIAELDKVFLPARSVAAAGHERRTCHYWAHAYTALQMLVFVCTEEEEVEVDHGNVRRMESNDNGSSSSAPAVQAPLSTVRVHMRQVNPITLTVEERDSFTFQAPVQRVASAAATVADTAQRRNDEGARWTPRTSLAYTRRPAFLTHQYTPHIAFFVTLPATPGATGGGNGVVLCPCFASAMSAGSRSDHTAGAARSYVPARLSVANAIVACAQQGWELERTGTSACVVVDSAGVVDYCTIEAAAEAATTAATFPSTALGRRTLKVMAGLAAVPPTSREARVWRRWICFDRRQRTGFFSLIRDAQQALKARKEDENETAAGKAADAVAAADVQVLPAAVQLTPDGRHVLVWSFRFLRVAAASSQPASRIPSTERRYEVTVESCMHLLDFTAGVCIGRHTEPLGVFATSEDIVFGATAWADYVQLRGRALALRLHVEPSAAANNQFYVLVPELPLEQLLGVAAVSREAAEVAPAEVAGRVVHVYEVTLEAAAASSPSAAQSSATVRRLSHEPGEWEAIIRRGAEHPRHASHHDVGDVRKDRCYSGLATSQPTWGVLRLLSPNEYALTVNEESQARHEAHGCATATATAGVHPGLALCRAPLMLLRRAVTASQDLKNLVAASPVGAALGADARKHLFATPRAHVTTGGAASGEVLLLSSSADVSAAALLVYSSELPWGSAALGRVLSETAPPQTEEELTEEGRRLQEQLRQKSFVDALRELHRGRDDACGTLLLATVAPQSSSAAVALGGAGEAASTSPSATADVAGSTSGGGVPPGKTTEAAATTSVRVDAARRAATVTDEEAAVRALLKDLTPPLSASSPPVALVHVRGYGSIRVHLLPSIAPLATDNFVRLARRHYYDRLTFHRVIPAAIVQGGCPRGDGTGGESAFADGAPFSDEGLTLFPFFSHTANPLCCWLCMANAGPNTNGSQFFFTVPGGEAMPWLDGHHTVFGYAVEGLDVVRAMSMAARDDEDKPLSPIIMERVDVLSA encoded by the coding sequence ATGTGCGTCCATCTCGACTCGCTCGGTGCGCTGGTTGCCACCATCGATGCAGCGGGTGTTGTGCGCGTCTGGCGCAAGCTGCCGAGCGGTCTCTTCTTCATTGCGGAGCTGGACAAGGTATTTCTGCCAGCTCGcagtgtcgccgccgctggccaCGAGCGCCGCACGTGTCACTACTGGGCGCATGCCTACACGGCCCTGCAGATGctggtgtttgtgtgcacggaggaagaagaggtggAGGTCGACCACGGCAACGTGCGTCGCATGGAATCGAATGATAACGGATCGTCCTCATCTGCGCCCGCAGTCCAGGCGCCGCTGAGCACAGTGCGGGTGCATATGCGTCAGGTCAACCCTATCACCCTCACCGTGGAGGAACGCGACTCCTTCACCTTTCAGGCCCCGGTGCAGCGAGTCGCCAGTGCCGCAGCCACTGTAGCGgacacggcgcagcgcaggaACGACGAAGGCGCGCGTTGGACCCCTCGCACCTCTCTCGCCTACACTCGGCGACCAGCCTTCCTTACGCATCAGTACACGCCTCACATCGCCTTCTTCGTaacgctgccggcgacgcctGGTGCGACGGGCGGTGGTAACGGCGTCGTTCTGTGCCCttgcttcgcctccgccatgTCGGCGGGCAGTCGTTCCGATCATACGGCGGGTGCCGCTCGCAGCTACGTGCCGGCCCGGCTCAGCGTAGCAAACGCGATcgtggcgtgcgcgcagcagggATGGGAGCTGGAGCGGACCGGCACCTCTGCCTGCGTCGTGGTGGACTCTGCTGGTGTTGTTGACTACTGCACcatcgaggcggccgccgaggcagcgacgacggcggcgacattCCCCTCGACTGCGTTGGGAAGGCGGACCCTGAAAGTGATGGCGGGTcttgcggcggtgccgcccaCGTCACgcgaggcgcgcgtgtggcggcggtggataTGTTTtgaccgccggcagcggacAGGCTTCTTCAGCCTCATACGGGATGCTCAGCAAGCGCTCAAGGCGCGTAAAGAGGACGAGAACGAAACAGCCGCAGGCAAGGCggccgacgccgtcgccgctgccgatgtgcaggtgctgccggcagcggtgcaacTCACACCCGACGGTCGGCACGTGTTGGTGTGGAGCTTCCGGTTTCTCCGagttgcagcggcgtcgtcgcagccCGCCTCACGGATCCCGTCTACGGAGCGGCGCTATGAGGTAACCGTCGAGTCATGCATGCATCTGTTGGACTTCACGGCTGGCGTGTGCATCGGCCGGCACACCGAACCCCTCGGCGTCTTTGCAACTAGCGAGGACATTGTGTTTGGGGCCACGGCATGGGCGGACTACGTTCAGCTCCGCGGCCGCGCTCTGGCACTGCGCCTACACGTGGAGCCGTCCGCAGCTGCGAACAACCAGTTCTACGTCCTGGTGCCTGAGTTGCCGCTAGAGCAACTGCTTGGCGTTGCCGCTGTgtcgcgcgaggcggcggaggtggcccCGGCGGAAGTTGCTGGACGCGTGGTGCATGTGTATGAGGTGACCCtcgaggcggcagccgcgtcgtcgccgagcGCCGCGCAGTCGTCGGCCACAGTGAGGCGGCTGTCACACGAGCCGGGTGAGTGGGAGGCGATCATCAGGCGGGGTGCAGAGCATCCACGGCATGCATCACACCACGACGTCGGTGATGTCAGGAAAGACCGGTGCTATAGTGGTCTGGCAACCTCGCAGCCTACATGGGgagtgctgcgcctcctgtCTCCCAACGAGTACGCCCTCACAGTCAACGAAGAGAGCCAAGCTCGCCATGAGGCTCAcggctgcgcgacggcgacggcgacggctggGGTGCACCCAGGCCTGGCGCTCTGTCGCGCCCCGCTAATGCTTCTTCGCCGCGCCGTGACCGCGTCGCAGGATTTGAAGAACTTAGTTGCCGCCTCCCCTGTCGGGGCTGCGTTAGGGGCGGACGCGCGCAAACATCTCTTCGCGACCCCCAGGGCTCATGTCACCACCGGCGGGGCGGCATCAggggaggtgctgctgctctcttccaGCGCGGACGtgtccgcagcggcgctgctggtgtacTCTAGCGAGCTACCGTGGGGCAGTGCCGCCCTGGGGCGCGTGCTTTCCGAgaccgcgccgccgcagaccgaggaggagctcacTGAGGAGGGGCGACGTCTtcaggagcagctgcgacagAAAAGCTTcgtcgatgcgctgcgcgagctaCACCGTGGACGTGACGACGCATGCGGAACACTCCTGCTGGCCACTGTGGCCCCGCAGAGCTCTAGCGCCGCGGTGGCACTTGGGGGTGCGGGCGAAGCAGCCTCCACGAGCCCAAGCGCTACTGCGGATGTggccggcagcaccagcggtggtggggtgcCACCGGGGAAGACTACAGAAGCGGCTGCAACGACCTCGGTGAGAGTCGATGCCGCGCGAAGGGCCGCAACCGTAACGGACGAAGAagccgcggtgcgcgccCTGCTAAAGGACCTAACCCCGCCCCTCAGTGCAtcttcgccgccggtggcgctcgtgcacgtgcgtggcTACGGCTCCATCCGGGTGCACCTGCTCCCCAGCAttgcgccgctggcgaccGACAACTTTGTGCGCCTGGCACGACGCCACTACTACGACCGGCTCACCTTCCACCGGGTCATTCCAGCCGCGATTGTGCAAGGCGGATGCCCGCGAGGCGACGGGACCGGCGGCGAGAGCGCCTTCGCTGACGGGGCGCCGTTCAGCGACGAAGGGCTGACactctttcctttcttctcccACACGGCCAAcccgctgtgctgctggcTGTGCATGGCGAACGCGGGGCCCAACACGAACGGGTCGCAGTTCTTCTTCACCGTGCCCGGCGGCGAGGCGATGCCGTGGTTGGACGGGCACCACACCGTCTTCGGGTACGCCGTCGAGGGGCTTGACGTGGTGCGCGCCATGAGCATGGCAGCACGCGACGATGAGGACAAGCCGCTCTCGCCCATCATAATGGAGCGGGTGGATGTGCTGTCTGCCTAG